A window of Paenibacillus phoenicis genomic DNA:
GGTTCACGATCAACAGGAGAAGCAAGCCAAAAACAAAAAGCGCGGGCACGGCAACCCGGCCGGCCAGCTTCCAACCAAGCAGCACGGCACGCAAAAATAACATCAAAGTATCTTAGCTACTTCAAGATGGCATCGCCGAAAAAAGCCGCTCACAATCCTGTGCAGCGGCTTTCGGCTTTCGGCTTATCCCTCGTACTTATCATGGCCGGAAATGTATTCGTTCAGCGTCTCTCCGCCTTCAGTGCTATGGTTCTTGATCGTCGCCAAGCGTCCGTTCTGCGCTTCTCCGCCGTTACCGGTCGTTTGATTCTGCCCGTTGCTGCTGCCGTTTCCGGTGCCCGGCTTGCGATGCTGCTTGTTATTTCCCATGTTGTTCTAACCTCCTCAGTAGGATCTGATGGATGGAAAGGCCGCCCTGCCTGTTCCTTCGGTTAGCGTTTCTTCCCCGGGCTGTTTTTATTCCAAGGCAGGGGAACTGGACTAAAGTCCAGCTCTTGTCTCCCCC
This region includes:
- a CDS encoding DUF4023 family protein is translated as MENLHEFVEKVHDQQEKQAKNKKRGHGNPAGQLPTKQHGTQK